A stretch of DNA from Cellulomonas xiejunii:
TGACGGGAAGGCCACCTCGACGCCGGCTGCACCGTACTCCGCGTCGGTCCGCAGGGACGCCGCGACGAGCAGGCTCTGCGCCCAGCGCCACCGCGTGCGCGCGTCACCCTTCTGCCCCCTCGACCGCAGCGCGACCGGGAATGCGAGCCCACCCGCGTACACCGTGATCTCCAGGGGGTGCCGCTCGTCCTCGTCGCGTGTCGACGCGACGGACAGCGAGACCGCGCCGAACCGTGCGTGCCGCAGACCGACGGCGAGCACCCGGTGCTCCCTGACGAGGAGCGCGGCCGCGCCCCGGTACGAGATGACGTCGCGCTCGATGTCCGTCACGGACCGGAAGGGCGAGTCGCTCCGTGTGACGACGACGTCGCCGCTGAACGTGCACCCGGCACGCTCCAGCTCGTCCCAGCACCGGATCAGGGCCACGTCCTGGGGAACCCCGGGCAGGACGAAGACGCTGAGATGTGGCGGCTCGATCACAGCGGGAACTCGTTCCGCCACGGCGACTCCAGGCACAGCGGGTCACCACCGCACGCACGGACCACCTCGTCGACCTCGTCCACGTCGACGAGGCAGGGCGCGGAGGTCACGTAGTCGTCCTCACCGAAGCACTCCCCCGACTCGACGAGCCGGCGCGGCACCTCGACCCGGGCCACGCGGACCCGACCGTCCGGGACGGGCAGGACCCAGATCCACGCGCACGTCTGCGGGTCCGGGTCCGCCAACCGCTGCGTGACGGGCTGCCGCAGACGTGTCAGCCGGTTGCGCACCCTCATGTCCACCGGGTCACCTCTCCCCCGCGACGAGGTACCCGGCGTGCTCGTCGCCGAGGCACCGGAGCACCTGCCGCGCCGCGCGACGACTGTCGTCGGCGCCCTGCGCGTGCGTGGCGAGGTGCGCCAACGTCCAGAACCCCCGCGCCGCCTCGTGACGGCACTGCGCGAGCAGCGTCACCTCAGGACCGGCGTCCTCGGTGGTCGCTCCGCCACCACCCAGGAGCCGCTCGAGCAGACCGAGCGCCCGCACGAGGTTGGGAGGCGCCACCGACCGTTCCGCGAAGGCCGCGACGACGACCGAGACGACCGCCGGCGCGCACTCGGCCAGCCCGCCTCCCGGTGCGACCTGGTCCTCGAGCCGTGCCCCCGCGTCGTCGACCCCCGGCCCGTCCCCGAACAGCAGCACCACGAGGTCGTCGCGCACCCGCGTCGCAGCGCCGCCGCCGCGTGCCGCCTCCCCCAGGGCGAGGTCGAGCTGGGACCAACCGAGCACCGCCCTCGGCCATCCCAGACGGTCGCCGCCCACCGTGCCGGCCACGCCCAGTGCGTCCCGGCCGATGTAGCGGCGCAGAGCCGCCACGTACGCCGGGCCCTGCGTGGCGGCGCGCGACAGGATCCAGCGGCGCCCCGAGTCGCCCGTCACCCCCCACGCGTGCTGCCACGAGTCACGCACGGCGCGTCGCCTGCCCCACGGCCCGGTCCGCCGGATGCGACCGAAGTCGTCCGCGAGCCACGTGATCATGTGGATGCGCGCGAGGGCGCGGACGTCCGACTCGACGCAGGGGTCCAGCTCCTCGTCCACCGTGTACAGCACGCCGCCGGGCGGCGCCGCCATGAGTCGGCTCTCCAGGAGGGCACACTCCCGGAGCAGGAGGAGGACGTCGGCCGGCCCGACCCTGCGACGTCTGCCACGCGTCCGCGCACCAGTGCGCCTGCCGTCGTCGCCCGCCCGGGCGACCAGCGGCGCACCCGGGTTCCACTGCTTGTTGGGAGGCGCCGCCGCGAAGAGCCACGACTCCACGTCCACGACGGGGAGCAGGCGGCGGGCGTGCCCCTCGTCGAGGAGGGCCAGGACCTCGCCCGCCGCCTCGAGCGCCTCGGGCCGGTACCCGGTCGCCACGCTCGCCAGCGCCCAGTAGCCGCGCAGGGCCGCGCGTCGGCATGCCTCACGGGGCCTGACCTGGGCGGGGCCGGACACGGGTGGCTCGTCGGCAGGGCGCAGGAGCCGGGCCAGCACCTCGAGCGCCGACACGAGGTTCCCGGGTGGTAGGGACCGCTCCGCGACGGCCGCGACGAGGACCTCCACGACCTGCGGCGCGCTCGCGGGGACGTGGCCGTCGGGCGCTCGTGCGTCCCCGAGTCGGCGGGCTGCGGCCTCGGCGTCCACACGGTCGCCATCGAGCAGCGTCGTGAGGTCGGCGAGGTGCGCGGCGTCCAGGGAGCCGGCCGGTGGACCCGACGCGGACATGCGCTCGAGCAGCCACCGTGCCAGCACGGACCCCGCCATGCCCGGTCGCGGCCCGTCGACGAGGCCCTCGACGTCCGGCTCGCCGGGGCCGACGATCGCCCGCAACGTCGCCAGGTGCCGCGGGCCCTCCGTCGCTGCCCGCGCCGTGATCCACCGGCGTCCCGAGGCGGTCGTCGCGGCCCAGCTGCGCCGGAGCGCGTCAAGGGCGGCGCGCTCCCCCCGGGCCGGCGTCATCCGCAGCACGCGCGGGAACCCCTGGACGATCTCGGTGAGCAGGTGGATCCGAGCGAGCGGCTGGACGTCGGACGCCACACGCGGGTCCAGCCGCTCGTCCTCGACATACAGGTCACCGGACACCGATCCCGCCAGGCGTCGGCAGTCGACCAGGGCGCGCCTCGTCAGCAGCGCGACGAGGTCCCGTGCCGACCGCTCAGCCACGATCCACGTCCATCGACACCGTCGAGCACAGGACGCGGACGGTTACCCGGCCGCGCGACCCGTCGATCACAGGTCCGCCGCCAGCAGCGGCCACCAGTGACGGTTCCGCAGCACGCACGTGGCGTCCGCGACGTCGACCCACTCACCGGCTCCGCGCGGCACCCCCACCGCCGTCCACACCGCGAAGTGGGCGAGCGGTGTCGGCCACGCGTAGTCCGGGTCCGGGGCCGCGACGACGTTGCGCACGAAGCCGACGGGCACGGCCCGCGGGCCATCCCCGAGGACCTCCCGGGTCAGGCGGGCGGCCGTCACGCTCCCGTCGGGGTCGTCGGCGGGGACGACGCGCGTGGGCAGGTCCACCCGCCCGTCGTCTCGCGCCGCGCAGAACACCGCGGACCCGTCCCGGGCGAGGAGGCGGACCAGGCCGACCGGCGACGGCGGCACAGCGGAACGCACGACGTCGGCACGGCCGCCCGCCGGGAGCCACGGGGCGTCACCGGTCGAGTGCAGGAGCTGCTCGGGCACGCGGCACGGTAGCGCGCTTGGCTCACGTCGGGGAGTCCGGGTCAGAGGGCGGAGGGCCCGTCGTCGCCGGCGCGCCGCTCGTCCAGCGCCCGCAGCGCACGCTTCGGCGCGCGGCGGCGCCACGCAGACTCCAGCAGCTCCGCGGCGTGCTCCCAGTCGGGGTCGCTCGCCGGGTCGACGAGCATGCCGACCCAGCCGTGGGCGCCGTCGTAGTCGGGCACGAAGAATCGGGCGGGGTCCTGCGCGACCAGGTCGCGCTGCTCCTCGGGCGTCGTGCCGATACGCAGCGCGAGCCGGCCGTCGTCGTGGTGGTCGACCGTGAGCCCCGCGAACCGGCGACCACCCAGGAGGACCGCCGAGTGACCGTGCTCGCTCCGCAGCTCCACGCTCACCTCGGGCAGGGGCGCGACGACCTCGGCGAGGCGCGTCCGTGCTGCCTCGGCGTCGTCCAGGGTCCACGACGTGCCCATGGGGGCACGCTAGCGATGCCCCGTTGCCGACGCGCGGCGGGTCTCCCTTGTTACGCAGGTGCCCACGTCCTACCGCGGCCGGGGCTGCCGGTCCTGACCACGAGGAGCGGTCCGTTCATGTCTCGCTCAGCGCTTCGGCATCATGGCGATGCCACCTGACGCCAGGACGAACACGTCCACCATCGCCGCGCGAACCGCAGGGTCGGCGTCGATGCGGTCGAGGTGGCTCAGCCGTGCGGGGTCGACATCCAGTGTCGTCACGCCTCCCATGACGCCGTCGTCTTCTGCCGCGAACAGCAGGAGGCAGCGGACGATGCTCCGGCCGTCGGCGGCGCGCTGCCGCTGGAAGGTCTGGAGCAGCACCGAGTCGCCCGCGACCTGAGACAGCAGCGCGTCGACCGACGTCCATCGCGTCGACCAGCCGAACAGCTCGGCCGCTCTCTGGAGGTCCACCAAGGTGGCCAGATCGATCCGGCAGACGCGGAAGTCGTCGTCCATCGTGCGGATCAACGTCATGCGACCACTCCCCCGACTCGACGAGCCGGCGCGGCACCGCGGCCCCGGCGCGCGGACCCGAAGCCCCACGCCTCACACGTCACCTGTCCCGTCGCCACCCGTGGCCGTGGTGCACTCGGATGCCGCGCTCGCCAGCGACGACCTCGGCGGGGCCCGCGTCCTCGCCGTCCGCGAGCGCCTTCCGCAGCAGCTCGTCGAGCTCGACGTGCCGCTCGTCGGGCGAGACGGCGCGCAACCGGTCGAGGAGCTCGTCGGCCGAGTCGTTCGCGAAAGGTCCGGCACCGCACCTCCCCATCGCTACGACCTCGTCCGATGAGGGCCGGCGGCGATCGCCCCGTGCGTGGGATCTGGTCGACGGCGGGTCACGTCAGCACCGCGCAGTCCTGCGGGTCGAACGTCACCAGGCCGCGGCGGGACGCCATCGCGTGCAGCTCCGGCGCCACCTCGGCGCACCGCGACCAGGCGATGCCGACCGCGACGCACTCGTCGTTGGCCCAGATGCCCGCTGTCCACGGGGCGTCCACGTTCTCCTCCGTCAGGTCGCCGTACCGGTCCAGGAGGTCCTGGTGGAGCCGGCGGACGGCGGGGTGAGGCGGGACGACACCCTCCACACCATCCATGAGCCGTTCGTACGTCGCGAGCGCGGCCTGCGGGTCGGGCGCCGGCATCTCGTGCCAGAACGTGAGGTCGAAGCTCATCGGTCACCCGGTCCTCTCCTGCCGCGCCGGGAACGAGAGCGGTGCAAACCCGGCACCGAACCGTAGCGCGACCGTCCGGGTACGTACCGGCTACGGCGAGCTTCTCCACCAGCTCTCGGCGCGAAGGTGGCGGCAGACGCGGGCGCCCACCGGACGCGTCGGTCACGACTCCCACCACCGCAGAGGCGTCACACCGTCGTCGGCGTAGACGTTCCCGTAGAACCACTCCGCCGACGGGTGCGCCTCCACCAGTCGGCGCAGGACGTGCTCGATGGCAGGGAACCCCGCGCTCGCCGGGACGGTGAAGACGGTCAGCCCCGGGGACCGTCCGTCGAGGACACCACCCAGCGCGTTCATCGACGCAGTCAGCTCGTCGGCGTGCTCCGGCGGCGCGAACACGTGGATCGCGACGTTGCCGCCGCGGGAGACGGGCCGCACCCGGCGTTCGGCGTCCAGCTCGATGACGTCACCCGCCGCGACGCCGAGCACCAGACCCGGTGAGGCGACCAGACGCCATCTCCCACCGCCGAGGTCCTCGACGAGCACGTCCTCGTCGACGCGCCCACCGGACGTGTTCTCGGCGGCGAAGACCCTCAAGGTCGTCAGCCCCATCGCGTGGTCCTCTCTCCGACGCACCGGACCGGAATCGGTGCATACCGGGCATCGAACCGTAGCGCGACTGGCCTGCTACGCACCGACGTCAGGACCGACGACGACCTGGACCCGCGAAGGCGACGTGGGATCGTCGCCCAGGACGGTGATCTCCCGTCGACCCCGGAGCGTCGCCACCACGACGTCGACCACTCCCGCCGGGTCCTGCACCTGGAGCGCTCCGTCGATCGTGAAGAGCTCCGTGAGGATCGTGTGCGGGAGCGGTTCAGCGGGCAGTCCTCGCCACAGCTCGCACCGGACAGCCCCCTCGATGCCGTGAATCACGGCGAAGATCGCTGAGCCACGATCGACGTAGGACGCGCTCGCGCCCGGGTCCCACTCCGAGATGTCGCCGTCCGAGTGCGTGTCGCGCACGACCAGACAACCGTGCTGCGACTCGAGCTCGAACGCGACCTGCATCGTCGCCATCAGGATCCCTCGTGCGGTCCGCGTGCCTTTCCTCGGGGTCCACCCTGGAGCATCCGCACCGTCGGGGTCCAGCGGCGTCGGTCGTCGAAGTCGATGCCCCCACCGCTCGGCGTAGCCAGTCGTGGAAGTCACCGACCTCACCTCGGTCTTCCCAACGGGGAGAGGCGAAGTCACATCCCCCTGCGCACCCGCGGACTAGGACTCATGAGCGGGTCAGGCCGTCACCAGGCTGCTCGGCCAGCCGCTCGACGATCCGTCGCGCGTGGTCGAGCGAGTCGATCAGACCGCGGCGCACGGCGACATGCTCGGCGAGAGTCACCGCCTGGTCGAGGACGGCATGCACCGCGTGATCCACGCCCTCGTCCGGTTCCCCGCGCACGGCGGCCTTCACGACCAGCGTCCGTGCCTTCCGGGACAGCGAACCCAGCCTGACGCCGTCGAAGTCCACCGGAGTCATGCCGGCAGCCACGACGTAGACGACCTGCACGCCCCACGGGACGAGCTCCCGGCCGCCGAGGGCCTCGACACGTCGCCAGAGCCGGTCGACTGCCGTCTCCCACACCCGGGCCTCGTGACCGGTGTCGACGACCGCACGGACGAGCAGCGTGGGCGCCGCCTCCACTGCCGCACGGCGTACCTCTCCCCGTGGGGCCCGCGGTCCTGAGTCCCCGGGCCTGTCCCTCCGATCCATCTCCGTCACCCCCGTGCGCTCCGACGGCTCCGACGAGCGCCCGGGGCGCACGGTAGCGGTGCGCTGCGACGTCGTGAACCCCGCGCTCTCCTCGGATCACCGATCGGAGGGCGGCACCGACATCCCGAGCGCGAACGGGACGGAGCGGTAGAACTCGCGGCGGGCAGGGTCCTCCTCGGTGTCGGCGATGTGCCCCACCACCGTGATGAACTCCTCGATCTCGGCAGGCGTCAGCTGCTGCAGCTCGTGCGCGATCGCCTCCATGCCCGCGACAGCGACGTCCGGGTCGACCTCGGAGTCGTCCGAGTTCTCCAGCAGGAGCAGGGCGGCGAGGATGCTCCTGACCAGCGGCTCAGTGTTCACTCGATGTCCCGCCGATCACTCGATGTCCCGCCTGGCAGCTCCACATGGGCGAACCGTCCCCGCGCGGTGTCGACGGCGTCGATGAACTCCTGGGGCGGACGGTAGCGGTGGGCGGCGACGTAGTGCACGACGAGGGACGGCGCCGCGTACCTCCGCCCGTCCTGCCCCTCGACACGGATCTCCCCGGTGCCGACGGAGACGACCCTGCCGCCCGGTCCCGACCGGAGCCTCACCGGGGACTCCACCTCGCAGTACGCACAGTCGTGCACGCCCCGCATCACGCACTCCAGGTCCTCGGCGAGCAGCAGCAGCAGGGCCGAGACGAGCCAACCGGGGCTGTCCCCGGTCGGGAAGGGATGCGGGGGCGCGAGCCACCCGATGTTCTTCATCGGGACGTCGACCGGCGTGTACTCGTACGCGGAGAGGTCCTCGTAGAAACTCATACCGGACTCACGCAAACCAGGCGCGTGCAGCCTGGTGGCACGCGCCCGTGCTCGGACCGGCGATCATGTCGAGGAGCTCGCATACCCGGGCCTCACGGGCGCGGCGGTCACCCACCCGGTGCAGGAGCAGCGGCTCCTCGAGCGACCGGTGGACGGAGCACTGCGGCTCGAGGGAGCCGAACGGGCCTTCCTAGGCCTCCGCACGCTGCGACCTCCGTGCTCACGACGGGCGGGCCGGGCCCCGGGCCTTGTGCTACGGATCGATCAGGTCATCACGAGCGGGCAGTCTTCCTGAACGGAGGAACTCCAGAAGCGCCGCCCACCCTTCGTCGACGGTGACGACAAACTGTCCGTCGAACTCCGTGAGGTCACCCATCACGGGTACCTCTGTAGAGCCGCCTGAGGGCAGCGAGCCATCACCCGACATGATCAGAACCTGCTCGGGGTCATGCATCACATGAAGAACGGCACTTTTCCCCCGGAATCCCAGGGTCACCACCGGGAAGTCGCTCTGTGGGCGTCGAACCTCGACGTACCCGGAGCCGACGGATCGCAACTTCTCGCACCGCTCGACGAAGTCGCTGATATCGGATTCGAGCTCCTGCGGAACGAAACGTCCCGACACATCGGTCGCAGCCCACGACACGTTCATCGCGCTCCCTACTCATCTCACCTCGGCCAGAGTTGCGCTCAGGCGAGATCAGCCGCCAGATGTCGTCCGCATCGCGAGACGGCTTCCGAGCCTGGTGCTGCCTTCTCGAAGTCAGCCTTCCGGAACGTGAAGGTGATGTACCCGTCTTCGCGAGTGCCGGTAGCGTAGTCAGCCCACTTGCCGGCGACATCCTGGGACCCTACGTACGCCGAACGGTCTCCCGTCGTGTGCCGTGCAGGATCAAGTCGTCGATCGCCTTGACCGACCCGTCCCCCATCACCACACCAGTACCGGGGACGAACGAGTCGCACGTGTCGGACTTCTTGTTCTCCGCCGCCTTGCGCGCCTGGTCGTTCGCACGCTTGGCGTCGTCGACCTCCCGCGACGTGCGAGACGCCACCGTGCGCGACTGGTTCGCCGCCGCCTTCGCCTGCTCCGCAGCCGTGTTCGCCTGCTTCAACGCCGCCGCGTCCGGCACGACCTTCGGATTCCACTTCGGGATGTCCGCCAACGCCTTGCTCGCGGCCTTGAGCTTGGAGTACCCCTCCACCAGCCGCTTGCCCACACCGATCGCCTTGATCGCGACCTTTGCCGCCTTGAACATCTTTCCCCACGGCACCGCGTTCAACGCCGTGGAGATGCACGCCCCCACATCACCCTCGCTGATGCACTTCTTCGCATCGGTGAACCCGATCAGGTCCAGCACCAACCCGACGATCTCGTCACCGATCTGCGCGACGAACGCCTCCGCCTCGGCCACCGCCTTCTTCGCCGCCGCCCGCTGCGTGCACGCCCACGGGACCGACTCCTCACCGGGGTCAATACGTCGATGAACTCCGGACTGACGTTAGCGGTAGCCCGAAAGAGTGCAGAGCGATGCGATCAGAGGTCTGATCAAGAATCATGCCCGTCGACGTTCGTGACGCCTCAGTCGATCTGGTCAGTCTCCCACCACAGCAGTGGCGTCACGCCGTCATCGTCATAGACATTGCCGTAGTACCACTCGGCGGAAGGGTGCGAACGAATGAAATCGGCCAGAATCGCTTCGATTGCAGGGAACCCCGCGACGACCGGCACCGTGTAGACGGTGAGCGAAGGCGTCTGACCATCGCGCCGACCCCCCAATGCACTCATCCCGGGGAGAAGATCGTCTCCCTGCTCTGCAGGGGCAAGGACATGGATGGCAAGATTCCCCCCGCGGCTGACGGGCCGTGCTCGCCCCGCCTCATCAAGCTCGATCACGTCGTCGGCGGCGATGCCCTGTGCGAGACCGGGTGAGGCGACCAGGCGCCAACGTCCCTCACCCATCACTTCGACGAGGACTTCCTCGTCAACCCGCTCACCAGACGTCTTCTCACCGGCCCAGATCCGCATGGTTGCTGCCATCAGCCCGTCCTCGAAATTAGCTCAACCCATCCGCGAACTCATACGAGCGTCCTCGGCCAGCTGCTGCCCACCGGCCTCCAGGTCCGTGCCGCGCGCCCCGCCGAACGGGTCGTAGTCGTACGCCCACTGCGCCTCACCGCCCGCCGACACCACCGCCGACGTGCCACCCAACCAGTCGCGCACATAGGACGAGAACCGCTCCGCCCGAACCCGTCGAGCGAGGGTCTAGCGCGAACGCGACGTCGCACCCGGCGCCCGCGTGCCTGGCGGTCATCGCCATGCTGTCCATTCGCACCTCACCTTGGCGTCACGAGGCTCCTCGACCTCACGAGTCAGGTGGTGCGCCACGAATTGACGGAGAATTCTCTCAACCGTCCTGAATTGTCATCCACTATCCCCTCGAGACCCTCGACAGCACGGCCGACGATCCGCTGGAAG
This window harbors:
- a CDS encoding MmcQ/YjbR family DNA-binding protein, encoding MGTSWTLDDAEAARTRLAEVVAPLPEVSVELRSEHGHSAVLLGGRRFAGLTVDHHDDGRLALRIGTTPEEQRDLVAQDPARFFVPDYDGAHGWVGMLVDPASDPDWEHAAELLESAWRRRAPKRALRALDERRAGDDGPSAL
- a CDS encoding NUDIX hydrolase, with product MPEQLLHSTGDAPWLPAGGRADVVRSAVPPSPVGLVRLLARDGSAVFCAARDDGRVDLPTRVVPADDPDGSVTAARLTREVLGDGPRAVPVGFVRNVVAAPDPDYAWPTPLAHFAVWTAVGVPRGAGEWVDVADATCVLRNRHWWPLLAADL
- a CDS encoding DUF4265 domain-containing protein gives rise to the protein MAATMRIWAGEKTSGERVDEEVLVEVMGEGRWRLVASPGLAQGIAADDVIELDEAGRARPVSRGGNLAIHVLAPAEQGDDLLPGMSALGGRRDGQTPSLTVYTVPVVAGFPAIEAILADFIRSHPSAEWYYGNVYDDDGVTPLLWWETDQID
- a CDS encoding DUF4265 domain-containing protein, translating into MGLTTLRVFAAENTSGGRVDEDVLVEDLGGGRWRLVASPGLVLGVAAGDVIELDAERRVRPVSRGGNVAIHVFAPPEHADELTASMNALGGVLDGRSPGLTVFTVPASAGFPAIEHVLRRLVEAHPSAEWFYGNVYADDGVTPLRWWES